The region CTCTGGCTGCCGCCGATGATCTCGCCGATACCGGGAACCAGACAGTCTACGGCTGCCACGGTTTTGTTGTCAGGATTCATCTTCATATAGAAGGCTTTGATTTCCTTCGGATAATCGGTTACGAATACAGGCTTTTTAAATACCTGCTCTGTCAGATAGCGCTCATGCTCTGTCTGCAGGTCACAGCCCCAGGATACCTTGTAGTCAAATTCATCGTTATGTTCTTCCAGTATCTTCACGGCCTCGGTGTAGGTAATCCGGCCAAACTCGGAATTTAACACATTGTGGAGACGGTCCAGAAGACCCTTGTCCACAAATTGGTTGAAGAAGTTCATTTCCTCAGGCGCATGCTCCAATACAAACCGGATGATATATTTTAGCATACCTTCTGCCAGGCACATGTTATCATCCAGGTCAGCAAAGGCCATCTCCGGTTCAATCATCCAGAACTCAGCCGCATGGCGGGTGGTATTGGAATTCTCGGCGCGGAAGGTGGGGCCGAAGGTATATACGTTGCGGAAGGCCATGGCATAGGTCTCAGCGTTCAGCTGCCCGCTGACGGTCAGGTTGGTGGCCTTGCCGAAGAAGTCCTGGCTGAAATCCGCCCTGCCGTCCTCTGTCTTTGGGATATTGTTTAAATCCATGGTGGTTACCTGGAACATTTCCCCGGCGCCCTCACAGTCACTGCCGGTAATCAGAGGCGTGTGAACATAGACAAAATCTCTCTCCTGGAAATACTGGTGAATGGCGTACGCAATTAAGGAGCGCACACGGAATACAGCCTGAAAGGTATTGGTCCTGGGACGCAGATGGGAGATGGTGCGCAGGAACTCCAGGGAGTGACGCTTCTTCTGAAGAGGATAATCCGGTGAGGAGGTTCCCTCCACAGTGACCTCGGCGGCCTGAATTTCAAATGGCTGCTTGGCCTGGGGAGTACTTACCAGGGTTCCCCTGACAAGAATGGCTGTTCCCACACTTAATTTAGAAACTTCCGCGAAGTTGGGAAGGGTATCGTGGTAGACAATCTGCAATGTTTCAAAAAAACTTCCGTCACTGACAACAATGAAGCCAAATGCTTTGGAGTCACGCAGGCTGCGAACCCAGCCTCCCACATTTATCTCCTTGCCGAGATGTTCCTCCGGATGTTTGTAAAGTTCTCTTACGGTAATCAGATCCATGACTGATATTCTCCTTTTCTCTCATCTATATATTCAGTATCCCCAATTCCCCTGGAAATGGACGGTAACTACATATACGTGATTATATGATATTTCCCGCCATGTTTCAAGGCTTAACTTTCCCCGGAGCCAGGTGCGAAGCCTGTATTTTCAATATGATTAGATTATCATGATGTTTAGACGGGGACGAGGGGGAGTTATTTAGTGGTAAATTTTGAGAGAGGTACAAGATATAGATAAATCAACATTAAATGGTTAAAAACGGAAAAAATGTCGGAAAAATGCACAAAAACGATGAAATAAATTTAAAAATTTATGTACTATTTACGAAGTTTGTGGTATAATTAAAATACAAAAATTTTAACAGCAAGAGGTGATAACGTGATTAAAAAAGAAATGATAGCTATGCTATTAGCAGGCGGACAGGGAAGCCGCCTTGGCGTGCTAACACAAAAAGTAGCCAAGCCGGCTGTATCTTTTGGGGGGAAGTACCGAATCATTGATTTTCCGCTGAGCAACTGTATCAATTCCGGAGTTGACACGGTCGGGGTATTGACACAGTATCAGCCATTACGTTTAAATTCTCATATTGGAATTGGAGTACCATGGGATTTAGACCGGAACGTTGGTGGTGTAACCATTTTACCTCCGTATGAGCGCAGCAAAGGCAGCGATTGGTACACAGGAACTGCCAATGCCATTTATCAGAACCTGGAGTATATGGAATCCTATAACCCGGAATATGTTCTGATTTTATCCGGTGACCATATTTACAAGATGGATTATGAGGTAATGCTGGATTATCATAAAGCCAATAATGCAGATATCACCATTGCTGCCATGCCAGTACCCATCGAGGAGGCCAGCCGTTTCGGCATCCTGATTACGGACGAGTCTAACCGCATCACGGAATTCGAGGAGAAGCCTCCTGTTCCCAGAAGCAACTTAGCATCCATGGGTATCTACATATTCAGCTGGCCTGTATTAAAGGAAGCTCTGATTAAGATGAAGGAAGAGCCGGGGTGCGATTTCGGCAAACACATCATTCCATACTGCCACGCAAGAGGCGACAGGATATTTGCATATGAATATAATGGTTATTGGAAGGATGTAGGTACGCTGGGCTCCTACTGGGAGGCCAATATGGAACTCATTGATATCATTCCTGAGTTCAATCTGTATGAGGAATACTGGAAGATTTACACCAAGAATGATGTGATTCCGCCCCAGTTTATTTCCAATGAGGCAAATATTGAGAGAAGCATTATCGGTGAGGGAACTGAGATTTACGGCGAGGTAATGAACTCCGTTATCGGAGCAGGCGTCACCGTTGCCAAGGGAGCCGTGGTGAAGGATTCCATTATAATGCAGGGTACCGTCATCGGAGCGGGTACCGTTGTGAACAAGGCCATCATTGCTGAGAATGTAAGGATTGGCTCTGGTGTGGAACTGGGTATAGGAGAGTATGCGCCCAGTACATATGACCCCAAGGTATATCAGTTCGATCTGGTGACCATTGGTGAGAATTCTGTGATTCCTGACGGGGTTAAGGTAGGCAAGAACACTGCCATAGCAGGCGAGACAACCGTAGGCGATTATCCTGACGGATTACTGGCTGGCGGAAATTACATTATAAAGGCAGGTGGCGTAAAATGAGAGCAATCGGTATCGTATTAGCAGGCGGTAACAGCAAGAGGATGCGGGAACTTTCTAATAAGAGGGCAGTGGCTGCCATGCCGGTTGCAGGAAGCTACCGCAGCATTGACTTTGCACTCAGCAACATGACAAACTCCCACATCCAGAACGTGGCAGTTTTTACACAGTATAATTCCAGGTCCCTGAATCTACACTTAAGTTCCTCCAAGTGGTGGGATTTCGGACGTAAACAGGGCGGACTCTTTGTATTTACCCCATCCATCACACCGGAGAACGGCGACTGGTACAGGGGAACAGCGGACGCATTATACCAGAACCTTACATTCTTAAAAAACAGCCATGAGCCATATGTGGTCATAGCGGCAGGCGACGGCGTATACAAGCTGGATTATAATAAGGTCCTGGAGTATCACATTGAGAAAAAGGCAGACATTACCGTTGTCTGCAAGGACATGGAAGAGGGCACGGATGTGACCCGGTTCGGCTGTGTGAAGCTGAATGATGACGGCCGTATCACGGACTTCGAGGAGAAGCCCATGGCATCTGACGCCACCACCATTTCCTGCGGTATCTATGTTATCCGCAGAAGGCAGCTTATTGAACTGCTGGAGCGCTGCGCTGCAGAAGACAGGTATGACCTGGTCAATGACATTCTGGTGCGCTATAAAAATCTTAAGAGAATTTATGCTTATAAGCTGGACGGCTACTGGAGCAACATTGCTTCCGTGGATTCCTATTATAAGACAAATATGGATTTCCTCAAACCTGAGGTGAGGGATTACTTCTTCAAGCAGTATCCTGATGTATACACTAAGATCGATGATCTTCCTCCTGCCAAGTACAACCCTGGCGCTCTGGTCAGAAACAGCCTGATATCCAGCGGATGTATCCTGAATGGTACAGTTGAAAACTCCATTCTCTTTAAAAAGGCATACGTGGGCAACAATTGTGTAATAAAGAATTCTATTATTTTAAATGACGTTTATATTGGTGACAACACGGTGATTGAGAACTGTATCGTAGAGAGCAGGGATACCATCCGTGCCAACACCACACACATCGGCACACCGGAGAACATCAAAATCGTTGTGGAGAAAAACGAAAGGTATACATTATAATACGCACATAGCCCCGCAAATCGCACGGGGAGCGCAGAGCGGGGGACCGGCGGGATAAGACGGAAGGGGTAGAAAACATGCAGGTTACAGACGTGAGAGTGAGACGGGTTGAGAAGGAAGGCAAGATGAAAGCAATTGTTTCTATCACACTGGACAACGAATTCGTCATTCATGACATCAAGGTAATTGAGGGGGAGAAGGGTTTATTCATAGCCATGCCAAGCCGCAAGGCAGCGGACGGAGAGTACCGCGATATTGCTCATCCTATTAATTCCAACACAAGGGATATGATTCAGACCATCATTCTGAATAAATACGAGACAACCTTGCTGGAGAATGAGGCGGCAGCGGATGGAACGGCATAAGATACAGACAGAATAATGAACGGGAGCTGTTTTCCGGATAACGGGAAGTTAACCGGGACGGCTCCTGTTTTTGTGTTAAAAAAACCAAAAAACGTTTGGAGTCCCCTTAAAATAAGGGGGAATCCAAACGTTTTGGAATTGTAAAAACCGCCACACAGGATTTTCCGCCCCGTGTATGACAGCAGATTGCCGGCGTCCATCTGTTATGGGCGTCTCTATATTCAGCCCCCCATCTGCCTTAATATACTCCTGGCCACGCTTATGCCATTTGCGGATGCCTGCTGGAGCCCTCTGGTGACGGAGGCGCCGTCTCCGATTGCCCGCAGTCCCCTGATACTGGTTTCAAAGTCAGCATTGACAACTACTTTATTGGAGTAGAACTTGACCTCGACGCCGTAGAGAAGAGTCTCGTCGCTGGCAATGCCGGGAGTTACCTTATCCAGGGCCAGAAGCATTTCCTTGATATCCGTCATGATACGATGGGGGAATACCAGGGACAGGTCTCCCGGCACGGCATCCTTCAGAGTGGGAATCAGGTTGTTGCGGCAGAGACGCTCCTCTGTGGTCCGGCGTCCTCTCTGGAAATCACCGAAGGTCTGAACCATGATTCTTCCTCCGCAGAGCATGTTGGACAGCTGGGCAATGTGCTTGCCGTATTCAATGGGTTCGTTGAAGGGCTTGGTAAAGTTCTTGCTCACCAGAAGGGCAAAATTGGTATTATTTGTCTTATACTCCTGGGATTTGTACGCATGGCCGTTTACCACTGCAAGGCCGTTCTCGTAGTATTCTGTGGCCACCTCCCCGGAAGGATTAGTACAGAAGGTGCGGACCTTGTCGTCGAAGGTGGGGGTATAGTATACCAGCTTGGCTTCATACAGGTTCTCGTTTAAGAACTTCATGACCTCATCCCGGACTTCCACACGCACGCCTATGTCCACAGTGCCTACCTGGGTCTGGATTCCATGGTTTCCGCAGATATGTGAGAACCAGTCAGAACCCTCCCGTCCAATGGCGGAAACCACCTCAGGCGCATAGTAAGTCTCGTCCTTGTCCGTGATGATACCCTTTACGGTATCGCCCTCAATGATGATGTCCCTGACCATGGTGTTGAATTCCATGGTAATGCCCTGGGCCAGAAGGTGCTCCTGAAGCCGGGTATAAATCTTATACCCTTCCTCGGTTCCCAGATGGCGGATGGGGCATTCGATCAGCTTTAAGTTAGCGCCGATGGCTTTGCGGCGGATTTCCTCTATTTCTTTTTGTTTGTCAACGCCGTATACATTGGTGTCAGCGCCGAATTTTAAGTAGATGTTATCAGATTCCTTTAAGAGTTCAACCGTTTTATCATATCCCAGGATTTCCGGAAGGTTGCCGCCCACATCGGGGGACAGGGACAGCTTGCCGTCGGAAAACGCGCCTGCGCCCGCGAAGCCGGTGGTAATGGAGCAGGGTTTGCAGCCCACGCATACCTTGGTGGTACGCTTTGGACAGACTCTCTTTTCGATGGGGCGTCCTTTTTCTACCATGAGAATTTTCATATCGGGTTTCTTCTGGATTAATTCATACGCGCAGAAGATGCCGGAGGGACCTGCTCCAATAATGATTACGTCGTAATTTGTGGATGGATTCATAGGAAAACTCCTTTCTTTCACTGCCTGATTTGCCTGGTTTCATGGCACAAAAAAAACCAGTATGCAAAATAGAAGCATGTAGTCAACTATTCCGGTAGCTGGTAGAAACGTTCATCCAATCATGAACTTATACAGGCATCACAACGGTTATAGTTTAGCATAGTATGTGGTGTTATGCAAGGGCGGAATATCTTAAAATCCATTATGGAATAAGGGCCGGAAACCTTAAGAAAAACCAATCAGACCTTTAGAAAAAATTTCATAAATAGTCAGAGAATAGTCACGGTATATTAAGGCAAATTCAAAGATTATTGTATTCTCTTATGATATGATACATATATGAGATAAGATGATTCCATAATATATGATTCAGAAGAGAAAGCGGGTGAAAGAATGAAGGTGCGTACAGGTATCAAGTGGGCGGCAGCTGTAATGCTTATGGTGGTTCTGTGTTTCAGCGTGACAGTGGCCGTGAAGGGTTACGGATTGTACCGGGAGGCCATTGACAGTGTGAGCCTTGAAGATAAGGTGGCGTCCATACGTGCCAAGGAAAACTACACCACCTTTGACCAGCTTCCTGAGATTTATGTGGATGCGGTGCTGTCCGTGGAGGACCACAGGTTCTATAACCATCCGGGAATCGACGTGATAGCCATTGGAAGGGCTGTATTCAATGATATAAAGGCAGGGTCCTTTGTGGAAGGCGGAAGCACGGTGACACAGCAGCTGGCCAAGAACATGTATTTCAGCCAGGAAAAGGAGCTGGTCCGCAAGGCGGCGGAGGTCCTGGTGGCATTTGATTTAGAGAGGAACTACAGCAAGAATGAGATTCTGGAGCTGTATGTGAATACCATTTATTATGGGAACGGATATTACTGTGTGAAGGATGCAAGCAATGGCTACTTCGGCAAGGAGCCTGAGGACATGACGGATTATGAGAGCACACTGCTGGCCGGGATCCCCAACGCCCCATCCTGCTATGCGCCCACTGTGAGCCAGGAACTGGCAGCCAGACGCCAGCAGCAGGTTCTGGACCGTCTGGTGAAATGCGGATATTTTACAGAGGAACGGGCTTTGGAAACCATGGCGGTTGGAAGCAGCCGGTGATGATGGGAATATGGCAGCCGGTGATGACAGGAATATGATTGGCAGACGGAGGAAAGCTGGAGGAAAGAACCTTCATCTGCTTTACATTTTAAGCGTAATCTGATAGAATGATGGAACAGAAAAAAGCGTTAGATACCCCATGTGGTTTGTATCTAACGCTTAAAGGCGTGTTATAAATATAGGAATATGGAAAATGCGGGCAAATCATAAAACGGGAAGGCAAAGTGACGGAAAATGAGCGGAATATGGGAGAGAATAAAAGAACGGCTGGGATTTGGCAGGAAGGCAGAAGGTGATAAGGAGGATGACGAGGTAATGTACATCATTGCGGGTTTGGGCAATCCCACCAGGGAGTATGAAAAGACAAGACATAATGTGGGCTTTGAGGTCATAGATGTGCTGGCAGACCGTCTGGGCACCACTGTGGAGGAGAAAAAGTTTAAGGGATGTTACGGAAGAGGAATCATCGGCGGACAGAAGGTGCTGCTTTTAAAGCCCCAGACCTTCATGAACCTGAGCGGCGAGAGCGTAAGGGCAGCGGCTGATTTCTATAAAGTGGATCCGGAACATATTATTATTGTATATGATGATATCAGCCTGGATGTGGGGCAGCTGCGAATACGGAAAAAGGGCAGCGCAGGGGGCCATAACGGGATTAAAAACATCATTGCCCACCTGGGTACCCAGGAGTTTCCGCGCATTAAGGTGGGAGTGGGCGATAAACCTAAGAAAATGGACCTGGCTGACTATGTGCTAAGCCGGTTCTCTAAGGAGGACAGTGCTGTCATGGAGGACGCGTTCCGGGAAGCGGCCGGGGCAGTGGAGATGATGATTATTCAGGGCGCTGACGCTGCAATGAATCAGTTTAACGGCCATAAGGGCTGATAAGGGGTGCAGGGATAAAATGGAAAATCCATTATTGGAATTACAGGAGTATGATAATCTGGTTCAGGCACTGAAATCCGGAAAGGGACCGCTGCAGGTAACAGGGACCCTGGATTCACAGAAGGTACATCTGATGTACGAGCTGGGAGAGGCAAGCGCATTTGCCTGGAAGCTGGTGGTGACTTATGACGATACCAGGGCCAAGGAAATTTACGATGATTTCCGCAGCTTTACCAGTCAGGTGTGGCTGTATCCTGCCAAGGACCTGCTGTTTTACAGCGCGGACATTCATGGAAACCTGATGACCAG is a window of Enterocloster clostridioformis DNA encoding:
- a CDS encoding glucose-1-phosphate adenylyltransferase — protein: MIKKEMIAMLLAGGQGSRLGVLTQKVAKPAVSFGGKYRIIDFPLSNCINSGVDTVGVLTQYQPLRLNSHIGIGVPWDLDRNVGGVTILPPYERSKGSDWYTGTANAIYQNLEYMESYNPEYVLILSGDHIYKMDYEVMLDYHKANNADITIAAMPVPIEEASRFGILITDESNRITEFEEKPPVPRSNLASMGIYIFSWPVLKEALIKMKEEPGCDFGKHIIPYCHARGDRIFAYEYNGYWKDVGTLGSYWEANMELIDIIPEFNLYEEYWKIYTKNDVIPPQFISNEANIERSIIGEGTEIYGEVMNSVIGAGVTVAKGAVVKDSIIMQGTVIGAGTVVNKAIIAENVRIGSGVELGIGEYAPSTYDPKVYQFDLVTIGENSVIPDGVKVGKNTAIAGETTVGDYPDGLLAGGNYIIKAGGVK
- the spoVG gene encoding septation regulator SpoVG, yielding MQVTDVRVRRVEKEGKMKAIVSITLDNEFVIHDIKVIEGEKGLFIAMPSRKAADGEYRDIAHPINSNTRDMIQTIILNKYETTLLENEAAADGTA
- the glgD gene encoding glucose-1-phosphate adenylyltransferase subunit GlgD, with protein sequence MRAIGIVLAGGNSKRMRELSNKRAVAAMPVAGSYRSIDFALSNMTNSHIQNVAVFTQYNSRSLNLHLSSSKWWDFGRKQGGLFVFTPSITPENGDWYRGTADALYQNLTFLKNSHEPYVVIAAGDGVYKLDYNKVLEYHIEKKADITVVCKDMEEGTDVTRFGCVKLNDDGRITDFEEKPMASDATTISCGIYVIRRRQLIELLERCAAEDRYDLVNDILVRYKNLKRIYAYKLDGYWSNIASVDSYYKTNMDFLKPEVRDYFFKQYPDVYTKIDDLPPAKYNPGALVRNSLISSGCILNGTVENSILFKKAYVGNNCVIKNSIILNDVYIGDNTVIENCIVESRDTIRANTTHIGTPENIKIVVEKNERYTL
- the asnS gene encoding asparagine--tRNA ligase, which produces MDLITVRELYKHPEEHLGKEINVGGWVRSLRDSKAFGFIVVSDGSFFETLQIVYHDTLPNFAEVSKLSVGTAILVRGTLVSTPQAKQPFEIQAAEVTVEGTSSPDYPLQKKRHSLEFLRTISHLRPRTNTFQAVFRVRSLIAYAIHQYFQERDFVYVHTPLITGSDCEGAGEMFQVTTMDLNNIPKTEDGRADFSQDFFGKATNLTVSGQLNAETYAMAFRNVYTFGPTFRAENSNTTRHAAEFWMIEPEMAFADLDDNMCLAEGMLKYIIRFVLEHAPEEMNFFNQFVDKGLLDRLHNVLNSEFGRITYTEAVKILEEHNDEFDYKVSWGCDLQTEHERYLTEQVFKKPVFVTDYPKEIKAFYMKMNPDNKTVAAVDCLVPGIGEIIGGSQREDDYGRLTSRMDELGLKKEDYDFYLDLRKYGSTRHAGFGLGFERCVMYLTGMSNIRDVIPFPRTVNNCEL
- a CDS encoding biosynthetic peptidoglycan transglycosylase, coding for MKVRTGIKWAAAVMLMVVLCFSVTVAVKGYGLYREAIDSVSLEDKVASIRAKENYTTFDQLPEIYVDAVLSVEDHRFYNHPGIDVIAIGRAVFNDIKAGSFVEGGSTVTQQLAKNMYFSQEKELVRKAAEVLVAFDLERNYSKNEILELYVNTIYYGNGYYCVKDASNGYFGKEPEDMTDYESTLLAGIPNAPSCYAPTVSQELAARRQQQVLDRLVKCGYFTEERALETMAVGSSR
- a CDS encoding NAD(P)/FAD-dependent oxidoreductase yields the protein MNPSTNYDVIIIGAGPSGIFCAYELIQKKPDMKILMVEKGRPIEKRVCPKRTTKVCVGCKPCSITTGFAGAGAFSDGKLSLSPDVGGNLPEILGYDKTVELLKESDNIYLKFGADTNVYGVDKQKEIEEIRRKAIGANLKLIECPIRHLGTEEGYKIYTRLQEHLLAQGITMEFNTMVRDIIIEGDTVKGIITDKDETYYAPEVVSAIGREGSDWFSHICGNHGIQTQVGTVDIGVRVEVRDEVMKFLNENLYEAKLVYYTPTFDDKVRTFCTNPSGEVATEYYENGLAVVNGHAYKSQEYKTNNTNFALLVSKNFTKPFNEPIEYGKHIAQLSNMLCGGRIMVQTFGDFQRGRRTTEERLCRNNLIPTLKDAVPGDLSLVFPHRIMTDIKEMLLALDKVTPGIASDETLLYGVEVKFYSNKVVVNADFETSIRGLRAIGDGASVTRGLQQASANGISVARSILRQMGG
- the pth gene encoding aminoacyl-tRNA hydrolase, which translates into the protein MSGIWERIKERLGFGRKAEGDKEDDEVMYIIAGLGNPTREYEKTRHNVGFEVIDVLADRLGTTVEEKKFKGCYGRGIIGGQKVLLLKPQTFMNLSGESVRAAADFYKVDPEHIIIVYDDISLDVGQLRIRKKGSAGGHNGIKNIIAHLGTQEFPRIKVGVGDKPKKMDLADYVLSRFSKEDSAVMEDAFREAAGAVEMMIIQGADAAMNQFNGHKG